DNA sequence from the Bacteroidota bacterium genome:
AAATAAAACATCAAATGATATAAACCTAAAAGATATATATGTATATGATAGCAAAGATAAATATTATATATTAAAAGGCAATTTAATGAAAGATTCATTATTGGTTCTGGTTGGAGATTCTGCTAAATTCTTAAATGAAAATCCAAAATGTAAAAGCAAACAACATTTATCCAATTTACAATTGGAAGAGAAAGGCAGTATCCGAATTTTTGGTGCTGATAAATCGATGATATACCTAAGCAGTTGGGATTATGCTGCACCATGGAATGATAGTGCCGATGGCAAAGGTTACACACTTGAATACAATACCCAATATTCAGATTTCAGTGATGCTGGCACGTGGTTTATTGGTTGCCTAGGTGGTTCGCCGGGCAAGCCATTTGCCGCAGATTGTTATATAACTTTACCTGATACTTCGAAAAATTCAATTCATAATTCTGAAATTAATACTGATATATATATTGCACCAAACCCTACCACAGGATTGCTTACTATATATTTTGGTGCGAGCTATTCAAATAGTGCTTTAATGATATATGATGCAAAAGGTGTTTTGGTTCATAGCTCTAAAAACAGTGCAGCCCCCCAGCAAACGATCGACCTCTCAAATTTTGAAAGCGGTTTGTATTTTTTGATTGTCAATCAAAACAAACGAGTAAAGATGCTAAAATTTGTGAAAGAGTAAATAATCTTAAAACCGAATTTAGAAACTATGAAAACGCTATCGAAAATTCAGTTATGCCTGCTGCTGCTTTCAAGCCTAGCAGCCAATGCCCAGGAGGAAAATAGTATATTAAAAGATTCTATTTGGAGCTACTCCATTTATAAATATCCATGCGAACTTCCTTTAATTGATTCCAATTCTGTATATTTAGGAGCTGATGTTTCGCCTATCACTTGTTTGGACAAAAAAACTGGGAAATTAAAATGGATGTTGGATGTAGAGCTAGCCATTCATAAAAAAGGATTTTTGCACACCATAGTAGGTGATAACAAAGGCCGTATATATTTTAATGGGACTGCAAAAAATTTATATGCGGCAGATAAAAAAACAGGGAAAATTTTGTGGAAATTTGATTTGAAATTCGATGATGATGTGTGTACAAAAATCTCTTTATTCAATGATACACTTTTTTTAAATCCAGTTAATCCTATATTTATAGCACTTACTACCGCAGGGAAGGTTGCATGGGCTACTGATTTGTCCAAGTTTTGCACAGGATATACTATGGATAAAAGCACCATTTTTTGTCAACTAAAAGGTGGTGGATTTTGCTTGCTAAGTAGAAGGAATGGCAAACTTCTCAAGTTTGTTTCAGAAACTAGTCGTGGAGAAGTTTTCGCACATCCTCCAAAATATTTCGACAATACAATTGTGCTGGGAAATGAAAGAGACAGTGTTCGGGGTTTAGATAAAGCAACTTTTAAAACACTTTGGTCACTGAATGGTGCCATTATACAGTGTGCCGACAATGAACAACTATATATACATAATGATACTTTGTTTATGAAAACAGATCCACGCAATGGAAATCAACTGTGGAGGATATATGGCGATTTCGCATGGTTTCTCCAACCAACAGTATATAAGTCGAAAGTATATTTGCAAACCCGTCATCGTTTTTATATAATAGATAATGAAACAGGAGAAATATTATATGAATGTCCATTTAATCATAAATCGTATACCAAACCAATTGTAGAAAATGGGATTATATATTTGGGGTATGCTGAAAATTATGTTGCAGTACAAGACCCCACCGAAAAAAAATAAAATCGGATTTTTACACATCGGCTAATGTAATTGACATTTTTGACAGCAAATGCCAAACAAAGCAAACCTGTTTCCTTTAGAATTTACGGGGTATTCTACGCAGTTAATATTAGTCAATAAAAACACGACCCTATTGCATATTGTTGACAATAAGGAATGTATTAACTTTATTTGAATTTGCAAATTTAATCTTAATGGTTAACTTTGTCGGTTCTAAATTAACTCAAAAAAATATGAAAAAATTTTACAATTCAAACACAGACAAAATCGTATTTCCTCATCTTAAAAATGCATTATTTACTTTTTTGTTATTATTTATTTCCTCGCAATGCGAAGCACAATATTGTGCAGCTTCTCATGCCAATGCTGGCAACTGTGCTGTTACCGATATTATAACCAATGTAAAAATAAAAGGCACCTCACTCGATAATTCTGTTTCTACCTGCAATGGGGTAAGTAGGGTCAATAGCTATAGTGCCACCGGCAATACCACTGCAACATTATATAGTACCGCAGGCTATAATACTTATTCTATAAGTGTAACTTGCAGTTCGACTGATATTATTTCATTGTGGATTGACTACAATCAAAATGATACATTTGAAGCAAGCGAATGGAAACAAGTAGCTACGAATGCAACGGCCAATACGGCTGCAACGGTATCGTTTACAGTACCAACAACTGCGTTATTGGGTCAAACAGGAATGAGGGTACGGTCACGACTTTCTGGAAATCAAAATGGATCAGGCGATGCTTGTTTGGTAATGGGTTCGGGTGTAACGCATGACTATACTATTACTATTGACACCTTGGCTGCGTGCAGCGGGACACCAACGGCGGGAACAGTTTTTTCTTCCCAGGATTCTATTTGTAGCGGCACCAGTTTTTCACTATCGATAAACGGGGGAAGTTATGGTGCTGGCCAAACTTTTCAGTGGCAATCCTCATCGGACACTATTAATTGGGTTAACATGAACGGGGATACAACTATAACTATAAATACTGCTATAACTGCAAATACTTATTTTAGGTTTTATACCGAGTGCAATGGTAATGCGGATACCTCTGCATTTAAAATGGCACGTACCAATCCATTTTATATGTGCTATTGTATTCCAATTAACAATACTGCTTGTGCGATTACCGATATGATTTCAAATGTAGAAATTTCGGGTACTACGCTAAACAACATAGTGAATTCCTGTAATTCAACAGGTAACAGATATAACAATTATACAGCAACCAATAATTTAACAGGGACATTATATAATTCGTCAGGATATAATAACTACACCTTATCTGTTACTTCAACTACCAGTTCTAGAATATCTGTATGGATTGACTACGACCACAGTGGTACGTATGATGCCTCTGAATGGACACAAGTTACCACTGCAAGTACAGCCAATTCTGCTTCTACGGTTTCCATCACTATCCCTACCAATAGCCAGTTAGGTTATACAAGTATGAGAATTCGTACCCGAAATGCAGTTGCCGCAAATGGTTCTGGAAACCCCTGTACCACTTTCACCAATGGCATTACCCATGATTATATAATTTCTATTGATACTATTACCGCTTGTTCGGGAAATCTGAAAACTGGATCCGTGATGGCTACAGAAGATAAAGTATGCCCTGGCTCTATGGTGGCAGTTTACAAAAATGGAGGCACGGCCTTAGGTAGCGGCCAAACGGTACAATGGCAGTCGTCAGCAGATAGTCTTAATTGGTCTGATGTAAATGGTGCTACCTCACTAACATTAACGGTTACAGTATCAGCAAAAACTTATTATAGATATTATACGGTTTGCAACGGAAGCAGCTCTGATACTTCTAATGCAAAACTAATTGACTTAAACCCTGCATATTTATGCTATTGCCTTCCTACCCACCCCTCATGCGATGCCACTGATGAGATTACCAATGTAACGATTCAGGGAACTACATTAAATAATACACCACAGAGCTGTCCTACGGGAATCGTGAATCCTTACTACAGTTATGCATCTAAAGGAAATACCACAACGTATTTAACTCAAGGACAAACCTACAATCTGGATGTTACCACAAATACCAACAATATAATATCTGTATGGTTTGATTATGACCAAAGTGGAACTTTCGATGCTAGTGAATGGACCCAAGTATGTACTACCTCTACAGCAAATACCGCCAATACCGTTAGTATAACAATTCCTTCTACAACACCATCAGGCAAAACAGGTATGAGAATTAGGTCTCGATTAAATGGGAATACAAATGGTGCTATTAATGCATGTACCAATTTTGGCTCTGGCCAATCGCACGATTATATAGTTACCATTGGCAGTCCTTTGGCATTGGATGCTGGTGTAGCTGGTGTTACAGCCCCGGGCAATATTGCATGTTATAGCACAGCGGAACCCGTTTCAGTTGTGATACAAAATTATGGAACAGATACGCTCGACATGGCGAATAATAATGTGAAAATTCATGTAGGAGTTTCTGGTGCATTATCTGCCAGCCTCGATACCACTATTACAAACGGAAAACTTGCACCCAATGATACTTTAACTGTATTCTTTACTGGTACTTTAGATTTGAGCAAATTAAATTCGACCTATAATTTCTTAGTATATACTACGTTGAATAATGATAGCAATGCATTTAATGACTCAAGCAATTTCACCATCAATACAGTAGCACCAATTTCGTTGGACTATGTAGAAAACTTTAATAATATTGCCACTATACCAAGCTCCTATTTTGCAACAGGTTTTAATGTCTCTGCTGGTGGCGGTGTAAATGGCACTAGGGGATTACGTTTGAGTGCAAACAATACCATAAGCGTAACAGGTGTAAACTCTCCGATAGCAGGGCCTTTAACTACTAATTCCGTATTTAAGTTTAGTTTTGCTAACCCCAGTCCGTTCGATAGCCAAGATTCTCTTTTAGTGTATCTCACTTTCGATTGCGGGAAAACATATAATACCGTATACAAATTTGACAACAACAATACCAGTAGTACTTCATATAGTAATTTCATATATGATTTAAGTGCCTATTCAGGAAATAATGTAGCCGCTGTTTTTGTAAGTTATAATAATAGTGGAAATACTTATAGCATGGATTTCGACAACATTGTAATAGCTGATAAACCTACACTCAACTTGGGCCCCGACTCGACAAGTTGCACGGGTATTTTGCTAAATGCAAATCCAAAAAATAATAACAAATACAGTATCCTTTGGAGTAATACTACGACCAATAATTCTATAACTGCAAATACAAGTGGCACTTACTGGGCTCTTTTGACTGATA
Encoded proteins:
- a CDS encoding PQQ-binding-like beta-propeller repeat protein, producing the protein MKTLSKIQLCLLLLSSLAANAQEENSILKDSIWSYSIYKYPCELPLIDSNSVYLGADVSPITCLDKKTGKLKWMLDVELAIHKKGFLHTIVGDNKGRIYFNGTAKNLYAADKKTGKILWKFDLKFDDDVCTKISLFNDTLFLNPVNPIFIALTTAGKVAWATDLSKFCTGYTMDKSTIFCQLKGGGFCLLSRRNGKLLKFVSETSRGEVFAHPPKYFDNTIVLGNERDSVRGLDKATFKTLWSLNGAIIQCADNEQLYIHNDTLFMKTDPRNGNQLWRIYGDFAWFLQPTVYKSKVYLQTRHRFYIIDNETGEILYECPFNHKSYTKPIVENGIIYLGYAENYVAVQDPTEKK
- a CDS encoding GEVED domain-containing protein, which translates into the protein MKKFYNSNTDKIVFPHLKNALFTFLLLFISSQCEAQYCAASHANAGNCAVTDIITNVKIKGTSLDNSVSTCNGVSRVNSYSATGNTTATLYSTAGYNTYSISVTCSSTDIISLWIDYNQNDTFEASEWKQVATNATANTAATVSFTVPTTALLGQTGMRVRSRLSGNQNGSGDACLVMGSGVTHDYTITIDTLAACSGTPTAGTVFSSQDSICSGTSFSLSINGGSYGAGQTFQWQSSSDTINWVNMNGDTTITINTAITANTYFRFYTECNGNADTSAFKMARTNPFYMCYCIPINNTACAITDMISNVEISGTTLNNIVNSCNSTGNRYNNYTATNNLTGTLYNSSGYNNYTLSVTSTTSSRISVWIDYDHSGTYDASEWTQVTTASTANSASTVSITIPTNSQLGYTSMRIRTRNAVAANGSGNPCTTFTNGITHDYIISIDTITACSGNLKTGSVMATEDKVCPGSMVAVYKNGGTALGSGQTVQWQSSADSLNWSDVNGATSLTLTVTVSAKTYYRYYTVCNGSSSDTSNAKLIDLNPAYLCYCLPTHPSCDATDEITNVTIQGTTLNNTPQSCPTGIVNPYYSYASKGNTTTYLTQGQTYNLDVTTNTNNIISVWFDYDQSGTFDASEWTQVCTTSTANTANTVSITIPSTTPSGKTGMRIRSRLNGNTNGAINACTNFGSGQSHDYIVTIGSPLALDAGVAGVTAPGNIACYSTAEPVSVVIQNYGTDTLDMANNNVKIHVGVSGALSASLDTTITNGKLAPNDTLTVFFTGTLDLSKLNSTYNFLVYTTLNNDSNAFNDSSNFTINTVAPISLDYVENFNNIATIPSSYFATGFNVSAGGGVNGTRGLRLSANNTISVTGVNSPIAGPLTTNSVFKFSFANPSPFDSQDSLLVYLTFDCGKTYNTVYKFDNNNTSSTSYSNFIYDLSAYSGNNVAAVFVSYNNSGNTYSMDFDNIVIADKPTLNLGPDSTSCTGILLNANPKNNNKYSILWSNTTTNNSITANTSGTYWALLTDNNTGLTAVDSVMITINSISVNLGTNKNICNGSNTNLDAGNFGAGTTYLWNTGATTQTISVGTAGTYSVSVKGANGCIGIDSIVVGYSSTNALQGLDISKGNPYNGSFNNGTANNPDAVCVGSSVNYELTPPTYGNSGYGTSWIISSFTFATQNSNNPTTGTYNTSSPSSASNGTFSFTPTNAEADSIYMIMMTIQDIASGCDTSITRYVKVNALPTPSLGSDQTVCPTNSVSLNAGSYVSYIWSDGSMGSSLTTATTGTIWVKVTDANGCSNSDTMNLNNYNVTPVNLGADKTICPSTSVNLDAGTGSSYSWNTGAATQTISASTAGTYFVDVVDVNGCKTRDSITVSLFAAPDASFSSARVNGKNNNVQFTAVDVTAGNIYAWDFGDGNTSNTQNPLHVYTADGSYSVKLTVTNANTCTDAKTVSTVVNTNVVSISNKVNGISVYPNPYFGSTSLNYSLSEATQISIELYDITGRKIATLANAKQSAGVYQLPINTNNQIAGGTYTVRISANGEIISIRVIDIK